The region NNNNNNNNNNNNNNNNNNNCTGAAGCTCTGCAAAGAATGGAAATGCCACTATCATTGGAAAGCAGGATGGTAGTAGGGAATGAAATGCATGCATAAAAGAATACTTTGTCGTCAAATTTTTTCCCCACTTTCTTGAAGTTATCAAACAAGGAGCGCTTCCTGCTGTAGTTCCGTTCTAACTAGAGTTAGAGTCGGATTTCAAGGTTGAGGTTTAGGGTCAAACTCAGGATGTACGGCTAGAATTAGGGTTTAGGGTTGAGCTTTGGAATTACAATAAGGGTCTAGGGTTTAGGATTTAGGGTTAGAGTAGGGTTTTGCGTTGGAGTTTAAGATTTGAATTAGGGTTTAGGATTAGGCTGAGGGTTTAGCGTTGGTGTATAGGGTCTCTCTGACCAGTGGTTGATCTGGGGTTAATCAATTAGTTACATTCTTAGTGaacatttttttatagttttctggGACAAGTAAATACGAAAATCAGATTCAATGAGAACTTACATCAacataccaaatttgaaaattttaaatttcaaacactgtcacagcaacagaaaagacccATTAGTTTTTCTGTCTAACAAAAGAATGCAAAACAAACGTTCGAACAGGCATGCAAACAATTTAAATAGAAAAAGTCCTCAATGAAGTTTGTTTGCgaataaattgtaataaatactgtaataagttgtaataatattgttcagttcatgtaaacaattaatacatttttttaatcgaAAATTCAAAAACGAAAGTTCAGAATATCGGTACATTGTGGTTGTAATAGTTTTAAGCAGataacagcttggcttgttacttgTGGAGACAGGCAGCAatatgtctgtggcttacgaCTGGCTAAAATTGCCCAAAATAGGCAAATTTTAAAAAgctaataattttgttattaatttatggcaaaaatgaatttcatttccataattagcatgcataactacatcaatacaccaaatttgaaatcaactgtaacaaaattgaaggaattgaaaagtgaaagccTAAGAGAAAAAGACCACAAAGGTTTTAGACTTTTAATAAATGCTTGCATAATCAATAGTGCTCACTTTGTGGTTCTGTTGAGTGCTGTATCTTGTCTGTGTTGAATGTTCCCTTTGTTCAAAGGGAgctgatgataataaaaatttcatGCGTTCATGAACAATTTGCAAGTCATCCTCTTGTCCAGTATATTCTGTCAGATCTGACAAGTCCTGAAACCATTCGATACGGAAGTTAAATACAGTTGTCCCCGTATAAAGAGCAGCTGCCGCTATAAGACTTGGTCTATAGTAATTTCTTACGGTGAGAAAGTCATCATATAGCACTAGTTCCACTATATAGTTCATCAAATGAAACAAATCGTGACGAGGTTTTAATTTGAGAATAACCTGGAAATACGAAATGAAGATATAGGGAGTCATAAAAAACATCCTACCATGAAAACATTCAGAAACCGAAATGTACATGTTACGAAGCTCCTCCTCTGAAGACTCTGGGTCGACTGCAGCAGTCATGTGAATAATATTCAAACCCTCATCTGTTATACGAAGAAGCATCGTGTCAAAAGCAATTCTAAGACATGTTGCTCCAACACATTGCAGTTTTTCGCTTGAAATCGGTGGTGAGTTTCTAGAAGACAGGAATAAGTCAAATAATACAACTGATAGGTGGAGAACTTCCAGAGGAGCGCT is a window of Octopus bimaculoides isolate UCB-OBI-ISO-001 unplaced genomic scaffold, ASM119413v2 Scaffold_26101, whole genome shotgun sequence DNA encoding:
- the LOC106871995 gene encoding uncharacterized protein LOC106871995 — its product is MDFAVVAGRLDSVILKLKPRHDLFHLMNYIVELVLYDDFLTVRNYYRPSLIAAAALYTGTTVFNFRIEWFQDLSDLTEYTGQEDDLQIVHERMKFLLSSAPFEQREHSTQTRYSTQQNHKVSTIDYASIY